The Amyelois transitella isolate CPQ chromosome Z, ilAmyTran1.1, whole genome shotgun sequence genome contains a region encoding:
- the LOC106130608 gene encoding protein henna, whose product MMKAVQPNQEELSTSPPDKPKLMEGGNYIREGRDSTKSTWLLFSPQTPDEAGNLAKYLSIFCSHGVNLSHIESRSSVRRPGYEFMVECEHGAGDFGAALEELKKNVGYLNIISRNYKDNRSAVPWFPRRIRDLDRFANQILSYGAELDSDHPGFTDPVYRARRKYFADIAYNYKHGQPLPHVNYTKEEVATWGVVFRKLTELYPTHACKEHNHVFPLLIENCGYREDNIPQLEDVSNFLKDCTGFTLRPVAGLLSSRDFLAGLAFRVFHSTQYIRHHSRPLYTPEPDVCHELLGHAPLFADPAFAQFSQEIGLASLGAPDDYIEKLATCFWFTVEFGLCRQGDKLKAFGAGLLSSFGELQYCLSDKPELRDFEPETTGITKYPITEYQPVYFVANSFEDAKEKMIKFAQTIPRDFGVRYNPYTQSIDILDSPRQMKDLMRQLHQEMGLLLNTMEKL is encoded by the exons atGATGAAAGCCGTGCAACCGAATCAGGAGGAGCTGTCTACCTCGCCACCAGATAAG CCCAAACTGATGGAAGGTGGCAACTACATCCGTGAAGGGAGGGACTCCACAAAGTCCACGTGGTTACTCTTCTCCCCCCAAACTCCAGACGAGGCTGGAAACCTCGCCAAATACCTGAGCATCTTTTGTTCCCATGGGGTCAATCTCAGCCATATTGAATCCAGGTCTTCTGTGAGGAGACCAGGGTATGAGTTCATGGTGGAGTGCGAGCATGGAGCCGGAGATTTCGGGGCTGCCCTTGAAGAGCTGAAAAAGAATGTTGGTTATTTGAACATCATTTCCAGGAATTACAAAGACAACCGTT CTGCCGTGCCCTGGTTCCCACGACGTATCCGCGACTTAGACAGATTCGCAAACCAAATCTTATCATACGGAGCCGAATTAGACTCTGACCACCCCGGATTCACCGACCCAGTGTACCGCGCACGCAGGAAATACTTCGCTGATATCGCTTATAACTACAAGCATGGGCAACCATTGCCTCATGTCAATTATACAAAGGAAGAAGTGGCTACTTGGGGGGTGGTCTTTAGGAAACTTACTGAGTTATATCCAACTCATGCGTGCAAAGAACATAACCACGTGTTCCCATTGTTGATCGAGAACTGCGGTTACAGGGAAGATAATATTCCTCAGTTGGAAGATGTTTCCAACTTCCTGAAAG ACTGCACCGGTTTCACCCTCCGTCCAGTAGCAGGCCTCCTCTCCTCCAGAGACTTCCTCGCAGGGCTGGCCTTCCGCGTCTTCCACAGCACCCAGTACATCCGCCACCACTCCCGCCCCCTCTACACGCCGGAACCAGATGTCTGTCACGAACTACTTGGACACGCGCCTCTCTTTGCTGATCCAGCGTTCGCTCAATTCTCGCAGGAAATTGGACTAGCGTCTTTGGGAGCGCCCGATGATTATATCGAGAAACTTGCAACG TGCTTCTGGTTCACCGTGGAGTTTGGCCTGTGCCGGCAAGGTGACAAGCTGAAGGCTTTTGGGGCCGGCCTCCTTTCCTCTTTCGGAGAGCTCCAGTACTGCTTGTCAGACAAGCCAGAATTGAGAGACTTCGAGCCTGAGACCACGGGTATAACTAAGTATCCGATCACCGAGTACCAACCGGTATACTTCGTCGCTAATAGTTTTGAAGACGCTAAGGAGAAAatgat TAAATTCGCCCAGACGATCCCAAGGGACTTCGGCGTGAGATACAACCCCTACACCCAAAGCATAGACATCTTGGACTCCCCTCGACAAATGAAGGATCTCATGAGGCAGTTACACCAAGAAATGGGACTACTGCTGAATACTATGGAGAAACTTTAG